The proteins below come from a single Sorghum bicolor cultivar BTx623 chromosome 4, Sorghum_bicolor_NCBIv3, whole genome shotgun sequence genomic window:
- the LOC110434778 gene encoding glutamic acid-rich protein-like produces the protein MSRLLRLDEMRPHVLSRDLEVCRMSNEGLLDKEIAARGAIDAMSSKPLVKEDDAEREKRRASAKKHKTTQDVEKNKERRKNLERQALEERRAQARREGKPEEDSPVEDNDDDDDDEDDDSKGMAAHLDRILQVPPQAGVS, from the exons ATGTCTCGGCTGCTGAGGTTGGATGAGATGCGCCCCCACGTTCtgtcccgggacctcgaggtGTGCCGGATGTCGAACGAGGGCCTCCTAGACAAGGAGATTGCTGCTAGG GGGGCAATCGATGCTATGTCCTCGAAGCCTCTAGTGAAGGAGGATGATGCTGAGCGCGAGAAGAGGCGTGCCTCTGCCAAGAAGCACAAGACCACACAAGATGTGGAGAAAAAtaaggagaggaggaagaaccTTGAACGGCAGGCGCTCGAGGAGCGTCGGGCCCAGGCGAGGCGTGAGGGAAAGCCCGAGGAGGATTCACCTGTTGAGGAcaacgacgacgatgacgatgacgaagATGATGATTCTAAGGGGATGGCAGCCCACCTCGATCGGATCCTGCAGGTCCCACCGCAAGCCGGCGTTTCCTGA